In a single window of the Branchiostoma floridae strain S238N-H82 chromosome 2, Bfl_VNyyK, whole genome shotgun sequence genome:
- the LOC118410515 gene encoding cannabinoid receptor 2-like: METNLSATLNGSALAAPPNTTGRCFEWFAENGLSENVTFGTVVKICGNSSGWGPFAFPGREVLTIFSSFLCVLLNGLVVFGVAKLQQNKPLYYLIANLAVTDIMTNIVGNVMLELTETVTYRMFIVFIVTVLHFPVILSLTGLVLLSVDRYVSVQHPIFYHGTVGSGHVLVAVAGAWVSAALLCFSPMMGWNCKGTNTSNDRCFLGAVEGSFIVFMTVLCAAGVVVVVFTNARVFVTLRRRLNIAANGNHQQHVGCVHMNQQHIISAQKKARSVLVIIVVFLITWLLFLWWQVTVLVSIYNSWESLVSIGINLQFRFVFLVVLWLSPIVNPLVYAFRLPALRRVVWNSLMNGAVRLWRRLVPPQQVHPAAIQMPAVDV, from the coding sequence ATGGAGACAAATCTCAGCGCTACCCTCAACGGGTCGGCTCTAGCCGCTCCTCCTAACACCACGGGACGATGCTTCGAATGGTTTGCGGAAAACGGCCTGAGTGAGAACGTGACATTCGGGACTGTGGTGAAGATCTGCGGGAACTCTTCGGGCTGGGGTCCGTTTGCCTTTCCCGGCAGGGAAGTCTTGACGATTTTCTCAAGTTTTCTTTGTGTCCTTCTCAACGGCCTCGTTGTCTTCGGCGTTGCTAAGTTACAGCAAAACAAACCGCTGTACTACTTGATCGCAAATCTTGCAGTAACCGATATCATGACCAACATTGTAGGCAATGTCATGCTCGAGCTTACGGAAACTGTGACGTACCGAATGTTTATTGTCTTTATAGTCACGGTACTGCACTTCCCCGTGATCCTATCTCTGACCGGGCTGGTACTTCTGTCCGTGGACCGGTATGTTTCCGTCCAGCACCCCATTTTCTACCACGGCACCGTGGGCAGCGGGCACGTACTGGTGGCGGTGGCAGGAGCTTGGGTGTCCGCCGCTCTGCTCTGCTTCTCCCCGATGATGGGATGGAACTGTAAAGGGACGAACACCAGCAACGATAGGTGCTTCCTCGGCGCTGTAGAGGGGAGCTTCATCGTGTTCATGACGGTTCTGTGTGCGGCAGGGGTTGTCGTGGTGGTGTTCACGAACGCCCGTGTCTTCGTGACGCTCAGGCGACGGCTGAACATAGCTGCGAACGGGAACCATCAACAGCATGTCGGGTGCGTCCATATGAACCAGCAGCACATCATCTCCGCACAGAAAAAGGCAAGAAGCGTTCTCGTCATTATAGTCGTATTCCTTATCACCTGGCTTCTGTTTCTGTGGTGGCAAGTGACAGTACTGGTCTCCATCTACAATAGCTGGGAAAGTTTGGTCAGCATAGGCATCAATTTGCAGTTTCGGTTCGTGTTTCTTGTCGTCTTGTGGTTGTCTCCCATCGTGAATCCTCTCGTGTACGCCTTCCGATTGCCGGCGCTGAGGAGGGTGGTGTGGAACAGTCTCATGAACGGAGCGGTCCGTCTCTGGCGACGTCTCGTCCCGCCACAACAGGTACATCCCGCCGCTATACAGATGCCAGCCGTTGATGTTTAA